The genome window CTCCTGCTCCAGCTCATCCTGGCTAATGCCTTTTTCTTTGCAAACCTGTGCCACCGATTTTTTACCGCCGCAGCAGAAATCGATGCCATACTTTTTAAATACCTGTGCTTTGCGGTAATCTTTGGCTACCAGCTCGCCTACAGTTTCGCCTTCTTCGGGGGTAAGTTTACCGATACGCACTTCCCATACTTCCGGGCCCTGCTCCAGGTACTCCCATTTAAATGTATTGCCACGCTCACCCAACAGTTGGTAATAAAGTGGTTTCGGATCGTGGTCGTTGTGTATGATAAAAGCTTCGCCACCTTTCAGGTTATCGAACCATTCGAAAATGGTCGGGTGCTTCATGCGTGGCTCCAGAACGGTTACGTCCAGTGTTTTTTCTATGCTTTGTGTGGTTTCCATAATGGTTAAATTTTGTTGTTGTAATCAATCACCGGCGTAAAGGTATATGACGTATTTTTAAAATAAAAGATAAAAAGGTATTTTATTATTTTATTTCATCTCTTACCTTTACAACAGGTTCATCAACAGTTTATTTAAGATTTAAGAACTTACTGGCTCACGTCTTTACAAATAACTATAAAACTGATTTTCAAAGACTTAAATCCGCTTTACAAGTATACTATTATAGTAAAAAAACGAAAATGACCGAAGTCATTTATAAGAGTGACCTTGCTCATCCTGATTCAGATTTATAGTTGATAGCTTGGTGAACTCAAAATATAGTGAACTGCTATATAGGTCTGTTGCCGGTTGTTTTCCGGTCTGCTTTAGAAGTCAGGAATGACTGAACTATAACGCACGTTGTGCTGACCAAATAATACAACCCTGCTGCCCAAAAGGCGCAACACCTGTTACCGAAACCCTTATAAAATTTATAGAGCTACCCCTATGAAGAAAAGTAAACGTCCAGCTGGCCTGTCCTTCGCCCGGCACTTTACCACCGCAGCGCAAAATGCCTACGACATGTTCCGTTACGAGCTCCGCTCCTCCACTATCCGCAACCCGACCGGCGATGTGGTGGCAGAGTTGAACGATGTAGAAGTACCAACACAATGGTCGCAGATCGCGACAGATATACTTGCTCAAAAATACCTGCGTAAAGCAGGTGTACCACAGGCCGATGGTAGAACCGGCGCTGAGAAATCTGCTAAACAAGTGGTGCACCGCCTGGTAAAATGCTGGCAGGACTGGGGCAGTAAGTATGGCTATTTCGCTTCGGAGCAGGATGCACAGGTGTTTTATGATGAACTGGTGTATATGCTGCTGGGCCAGTACGCAGCACCTAACTCGCCTCAGTGGTTCAATACCGGGCTTTATAATTCCTATAGCATCACGGGTAAATCTCAAGGACACTACTATGTAGACCCGGACACAGGCGAAATGAAGGAATCAGGTTCTGCTTTTGAGCGCCCGCAGCCACATGCCTGTTTTATACTTTCGGTGCAGGACGACCTGGGCCAGAAAGGCGGTATAATGGACCTGCTGGTGCAGGAAGCACGTGTGTTTAAGTATGGCTCTGGGGTTGGCACTAACTTTTCAAGTATAAGAGGTAAGGATGAAGCACTTTCGGGTGGCGGTACTTCGTCGGGACTAATGTCGTTTTTAAGGGTGAGCGACCGCGCAGCCGGGGCTATAAAATCGGGTGGCACTACTCGACGGGCCGCTAAAATGGTGTGCCTGGACCTGGATCACCCGGAGATTCAGGAATTTATAAACTGGAAAAAGGACGAAGAGAAAAAAGTAGCTGCCCTTATTGCTGCCGGCTATTCCGGCGATTTTGAAGGCGAAGCATACAATACGGTTTCCGGCCAGAACTCCAACAACTCAGTACGGATACCAAATACCTTCTTTAAAACGCTGCACCAGAACGGAGACTGGCACCTGACTGCCCGAACCGACGGTAAGGTTCTGAAATCTATACCTGCGCGTAATTTGTGGAAGCAGATAGCAGAAGCAGCATGGGCCTGCGCCGACCCGGGCGTGCAATTCGATACAACTATAAACGAGTGGCACACCTCTCCGGCTGAAGGCAGAATTAATGCCTCAAACCCGTGCTCGGAATACATGTTCCTGGATGATACGGCCTGCAACCTGGCATCGCTTAACCTGCTGCGCTTTTTTGATGAAGAGAAACAAGCTTTTGATGTAGCCGCTTTTGAACATGCCTGCAGACTGTGGACAGTAGTTTTGGAGATATCGGTGCTGATGGCGCAGTTTCCTTCTGAAGTGGTAGCGCAACGCTCTTACGATTACAGAACCATAGGTTTGGGTTATGCCAACTTAGGCGCACTGCTTATGGTGCAGGGCCTGCCTTACGATAGCGACGAAGCGCGCGCTTTATCAGCAGGTATCACATCACTAATGACAGGTTCCGCTTACCGAACTTCCGCTGAAATGGCTGCTAGCTTAGGGGCTTTCGCTAAATACGACATCAACAGCGAAGCCATGCTGCGCGTGATGCGCAACCACCGCTTTGCTACTTATAACCAACCGGAGAACTATGAAAAGCTAAGTATAAAACCACACGGCCTGGACCAACAGCTTTGCCCGGATTACCTGTTAAAAGCCGCGCAACACGCCTGGGACGAAGCACTGCAACAAGGCAAAAAATACGGCTACCGAAATGCACAGGCTACCGTTATCGCCCCAACCGGAACCATAGGGTTACTGATGGATTGCGACACGACAGGTGTTGAGCCGGATTATGCGCTGGTGAAGTATAAAAAACTATCGGGTGGTGGTTATTTCAAGATCATCAACCAATCTATACCAGGCGCGCTTAACAAATTAGGTTATAGTTCTGAAGAAATAGAGGCTATAGTTAATTATGCCAAAGGCCATAGTACACTTACCGACTCACCGCACATCAACCCGGAATCTTTGCTACAAAAAGGTTTAACAGAAGAGGAGATTACCAACCTGGAAGCAGTATTACCAAAAGCATATGATCTGTCGTCGCTCTTTAATGTTTATACTTTAGGCGAAGCCTGTTTACAGCGTTTAGGTTATACTTCAGCTGAGTACCAAAACCCAGGGTTTAATTTGCTGCATGCCTTAGGCTATACTTCCAAACAGATAGAAGAAGCGAACGACTACGTTTGCGGAACAATGACCGTAGAAGGCGCGCCATACCTGAAGCCTGAACATTACGCTGTCTTTGATTGCGCCAACCGCTGCGGCAGCAAAGGCAAACGCTTTATACACGCCGAAGGGCACATTAAAATGATGGCCGCGGTGCAACCGTTCATTTCCGGGGCGATCTCTAAAACCATAAACCTACCCAACGAAACCACTGTGGAAGAAGTAGCCCGCTGCTACGAACTGTCTTGGGAACTGGGTCTGAAAGCCTGCTCTATTTACCGCGATGGCAGCAAACTTTCTCAACCTCTCACATCAAAAAGCAGCAGCTCTGTAAGCGAAGAAAAACCTGCTGCCGAGACAAGTATAGCCAACGAAAAATATAATGCAGAGCAAGTGTTGCAGGCAGCCAAAGCTATACTTTCAGATGCATCTAACGCAGGCTTCCGAGAGCAGCTGACTCGCATGGTGGAGCGCCGCAAACTACCGGATAAACGCAACGGATTTACCCAAAAGGCAAAAATAGATGGACATACGGTTTATATCAGAACAGGTGAGTATGCCGATGGATCTTTAGGTGAGTTGTTCATTGATATGTACAAGGAAGGTGCATCTTTCCGGTCTATACTTAACTGCTTTGCTATTTCAGTATCGCTGGGTTTGCAGTATGGCGTGCCGCTGGAAGAGTTTGTGAACCGCTTTACCTTTACCCGTTTCGAACCAGCCGGCCGTGTGGAGCACCCGAATATAAAGTCGGCTACCTCGGTGTTCGACTACATTTTCAGGATGCTGGGGTATGAGTACCTCAACAGAAAAGACCTGGTGCACGTGCAGCCCGAAGAACCGGAAATTATAGATGAAACACCAACTGTAAATCTACCAGAGCAGGCAACAACTATAGTTACAGAAACATCCACCAAGACCAATGGAAAGAGCTACTCAGTTGTTACCCAAAGTAGAACGGTGCTGATGGAGCAAACGCAACAGGTACTGGCCAGCATGATGGGCGATGCCCCCATTTGCAACGTGTGTGGCCATATCACTATCCGCTCCGGCACCTGTTACAAGTGTTTGAACTGCGGCAATAGTTTAGGCTGTAGTTAAAATGATCAATTTGTCATTTCGAATGGTAGTGAGAAATCTGAATCAGATCTCTCCTATCGTCGAGATGACAATTATACTGTTTTAAAGTAAATTGCAACATGACAGAAAAGAAAGATATACTGCGTTTAGAGGATGTAAAATTGCTGGTAGATACCTTTTACACAAGAGTGCGGGCTGATGAATTGCTGGGACCAATATTTGACGAGCGCATTCAGGACAGATGGGCGCGCCACCTGGATATTATGTACCGTTTCTGGCAAACCGTATTGCTCGATGAGCTGACTTACCAGGGCGCTCCCGGCTCAAAACACATTACCCTGCCTGTTGATGCAGCACATTTTGAACGCTGGATACTGCTGTTTTATACAACTATAGACGAATTGTTTACCGGCGAGAAAGCAGAAGAAGCAAAATGGCGTGCCCAGAAAATGGCCGATATGTTCGCCAGCAAAATAGAATACTATAAACAGAACAAGGGAAGGACAATTCTGTAAAAAGCAAAAACGCTCTCCGATCTTGTAAACACTGCAAGCACCTGCTATTTATACTCTCTTCAATTTAAATTCAGGCTCTTGTAGTTCGCCCAGATTTATACTTCGATTAACACGAAACTGCGAGATGAAGAACAGGATCAGACCGAACGGCAAAAGTATACTTACTCCAAATAGCAACTCGTTATAGTGTGGCATTGCTCCGAGTCCTGCCCAGTAAAAAATACCTTGCAAGAATAACAAGGCTTCGCTGCTAAAAAAGCCTAGTATAAACAGGCCTATCCCCCACCGGCTTAGGGCTGTTTTAAAACTTAGCCAACCCTGCTGCACAAAAAAAGCAAGTATAAAAAAGCTGACGAACCCGATAAGCACCAGGTGCAGGTAACCGATTATGAAGTTGCGCAATTGATAAGCTAGATTTGCCATGTATGGGAATGTGGTAGTGAACTGCATCAGGGTTTTAAGTATAAAAGCGGTAGCTGCAAGTATAAGTATGGCCCGAGCCCAGTTGCCAAATAAACCCAGCAATTGCTTACGAATCGGCCAAAGTATAAACACCAGAATAGCCAAAGAAATTACCTGGGTCAGCGCTGCGACTCCACCTAAAAAGTAAACGATAGCATCCGGTTTTATCCAGAGCACAGACAGCAGGTAAGCAGGCAAACAGGCCCAGAACATCAGCCTGAAAAACAGCAAACTATACTTTACATTAAAGCTGATCTTATACTTCTCCAGTAACCAGAATAATAAGCCTAAGACTGCAAATGTGAGCCAGCCGTTGTACAGAAAATGCAGGTAAAAATAGATGGCATTATAGTATAGTTCGGTAAAGCTGTTACCTGTCGCCATGACCGGCCCCATACTCCAGGGCCCCAGCGACGAAAGCGCCAGGAAAAACAAGGCAGCCTTCACAAACCGGAACGACAAACTATAGGTACCAACACTTACTTTTGCAGTTTTGGCATCTTTCAGGAAGCGGTAAATAAACCAGTAGGTAAAGAGAATATGCACCGTAGAAAAAGTTATGGAAACTGCCCCATACCCCTGCACCGGAAAACTCAGTAACATGCCCAGCACCGCCCCCTGCGCCAGCCAGAATTGCCAGGTATACGTTTTCTTGCTCTGTAAATCTGCTGGCAAGTACGCATGCAAAAGTGCAATAAAAAGTGCCGGGTAAAGCCACCCAAGCAGCGCCACATGCGAGTGCGCGTGTAGCAGGAATTTATAGTTCAGCACAGTAACAGGTACTACAAATGTCCAGCGCAGCAACAGGCCCAACATGGCAATAAGCACCAGGTTGAGTAGTGCAGCTAAAAGCCAGTTTCTTTTTAAGTGCAGGTTCAAGTATGCTGTTTTTCAGTTTTACGCAGCTGCAAATTAAGCTATCGAAACTTGTTTTAAAACCTCAGAAATCAGCAAGTATAAATCCTGCTGCAACGCCTGGCTGCGGTCTTTGGCATACCACAATTGAATTTGCTGCACCAGTTCGTCGTGGCTGACTTCCGGGTTTAGTGTCTTAAACTGTTTTACCTGTTCCTGAATAGCAGTCGGGCGTGGTCCCCAGGTAAATATACGCTCGCCGGTTTCCGCATCTATACAAATTAATTTAGGTATAGACCGGCTGTTGTTTGTCAGGCAGGTATTCATCAGTTCGGGGTTCTCATCGCGGAGCAGCACAGTCAGAGTTATACCTGGTGTTTGCTCCGCTATGGCAGCAATGGCGGGTAACAGTTGAGCCCCGTCGCCGCACCAGCTTTCTACAAGTATAAGCCAGTTCCAGTTCACATTGTT of Pontibacter deserti contains these proteins:
- a CDS encoding vitamin B12-dependent ribonucleotide reductase; protein product: MKKSKRPAGLSFARHFTTAAQNAYDMFRYELRSSTIRNPTGDVVAELNDVEVPTQWSQIATDILAQKYLRKAGVPQADGRTGAEKSAKQVVHRLVKCWQDWGSKYGYFASEQDAQVFYDELVYMLLGQYAAPNSPQWFNTGLYNSYSITGKSQGHYYVDPDTGEMKESGSAFERPQPHACFILSVQDDLGQKGGIMDLLVQEARVFKYGSGVGTNFSSIRGKDEALSGGGTSSGLMSFLRVSDRAAGAIKSGGTTRRAAKMVCLDLDHPEIQEFINWKKDEEKKVAALIAAGYSGDFEGEAYNTVSGQNSNNSVRIPNTFFKTLHQNGDWHLTARTDGKVLKSIPARNLWKQIAEAAWACADPGVQFDTTINEWHTSPAEGRINASNPCSEYMFLDDTACNLASLNLLRFFDEEKQAFDVAAFEHACRLWTVVLEISVLMAQFPSEVVAQRSYDYRTIGLGYANLGALLMVQGLPYDSDEARALSAGITSLMTGSAYRTSAEMAASLGAFAKYDINSEAMLRVMRNHRFATYNQPENYEKLSIKPHGLDQQLCPDYLLKAAQHAWDEALQQGKKYGYRNAQATVIAPTGTIGLLMDCDTTGVEPDYALVKYKKLSGGGYFKIINQSIPGALNKLGYSSEEIEAIVNYAKGHSTLTDSPHINPESLLQKGLTEEEITNLEAVLPKAYDLSSLFNVYTLGEACLQRLGYTSAEYQNPGFNLLHALGYTSKQIEEANDYVCGTMTVEGAPYLKPEHYAVFDCANRCGSKGKRFIHAEGHIKMMAAVQPFISGAISKTINLPNETTVEEVARCYELSWELGLKACSIYRDGSKLSQPLTSKSSSSVSEEKPAAETSIANEKYNAEQVLQAAKAILSDASNAGFREQLTRMVERRKLPDKRNGFTQKAKIDGHTVYIRTGEYADGSLGELFIDMYKEGASFRSILNCFAISVSLGLQYGVPLEEFVNRFTFTRFEPAGRVEHPNIKSATSVFDYIFRMLGYEYLNRKDLVHVQPEEPEIIDETPTVNLPEQATTIVTETSTKTNGKSYSVVTQSRTVLMEQTQQVLASMMGDAPICNVCGHITIRSGTCYKCLNCGNSLGCS
- a CDS encoding group III truncated hemoglobin — encoded protein: MTEKKDILRLEDVKLLVDTFYTRVRADELLGPIFDERIQDRWARHLDIMYRFWQTVLLDELTYQGAPGSKHITLPVDAAHFERWILLFYTTIDELFTGEKAEEAKWRAQKMADMFASKIEYYKQNKGRTIL
- a CDS encoding thioredoxin family protein, whose protein sequence is MIPSETYYTELVNPMTYQQFKALTEELIALNKTTGDEQTEQKINFTKLNQQRMKRVEKQFVIQPELNELLAQNNVNWNWLILVESWCGDGAQLLPAIAAIAEQTPGITLTVLLRDENPELMNTCLTNNSRSIPKLICIDAETGERIFTWGPRPTAIQEQVKQFKTLNPEVSHDELVQQIQLWYAKDRSQALQQDLYLLISEVLKQVSIA